A stretch of Kaistella flava (ex Peng et al. 2021) DNA encodes these proteins:
- a CDS encoding TonB-dependent receptor has product MKGFIFLGLVAGPFYFAQNTVQDTIKTKEIESISFLKRLPVTKEIINVEKDLGSKNLGQDLPILLKNQMSVISTSDAGNGVGYTGFRIRGVGGTAINVMMNGVPYNDSESQGTFFVDVPDLASSASQIIIQRGVGTSSNGVSAFGASVNVISKDPEKEFYVKSDNAYGSFNTYKYSAEIGSGKFWKDRLSVLGRYTKIHSDGYIDRAFSDLDSYNFSALFEENKTKIRLLAFGGKEQTYQAWNAIDRNTWETNPRFNNSGAIYDTNWENIIGFYDNETDNYRQNHYQLLWEQNFNDHWNLETTFHYTKGKGYYENYKQDAKFSKYNLPNLTVDNQTIKKTNFIRKKWLDNDFYGGVSTLYGKFENLDLNFGIVGNQYEGKHYGNVSGVYFPEIFEHEYYRNNSVKNEFAGFAKAIVTLNKFELYGDLQLRHINYDTKIIQQGDNEGVNLEKNWLFFNPKFGVNYKINSGKLFFSYAHAHREPNRDDIFANTEIKPEKLHDFEAGLEKSFGAISFTTNLYYMNYVNQLVLNGQINDIGEFIRVNSGKSYRMGIEVGALAKLSDHWNLSGNFTLSKNENRDFKNETATGFENLGNTPISFSPNVIGNILVNYSPTSNFSLGLQNQYVGRQYLDNTNQENLKLSNYFLTDFNAKYTLNLKRTEVDFKLLVNNIFNQKYVNNGFVYDGDPFYFSQAGTNFMFGMSLKFK; this is encoded by the coding sequence ATGAAAGGATTTATTTTTTTAGGACTTGTCGCAGGTCCATTCTACTTTGCACAAAACACCGTGCAAGACACCATCAAAACAAAGGAAATTGAAAGCATCAGTTTCCTAAAACGACTTCCGGTCACCAAAGAAATCATCAACGTTGAAAAAGATTTAGGTTCAAAAAATCTCGGGCAGGACTTGCCAATTTTATTGAAGAACCAAATGTCGGTCATCTCCACTTCCGATGCTGGAAATGGCGTTGGCTACACCGGATTTAGAATTCGTGGCGTTGGTGGCACGGCAATTAATGTAATGATGAACGGCGTTCCGTACAATGATTCAGAAAGTCAGGGAACTTTCTTTGTTGACGTTCCTGATTTGGCGAGTTCGGCTTCACAAATTATTATTCAGCGTGGTGTTGGAACTTCATCTAATGGAGTTTCGGCGTTTGGAGCGAGTGTGAATGTTATTTCGAAAGATCCGGAAAAAGAGTTTTATGTAAAATCAGACAACGCTTACGGATCTTTTAATACCTATAAATATTCCGCAGAAATTGGAAGCGGAAAATTCTGGAAAGACAGATTGTCGGTATTGGGAAGATATACGAAAATTCATTCTGATGGCTATATTGACCGTGCTTTTTCAGATTTAGATTCTTATAATTTTTCAGCACTCTTCGAAGAAAACAAAACCAAAATTAGATTATTAGCTTTTGGAGGAAAAGAACAAACCTATCAAGCCTGGAATGCGATTGACAGAAATACCTGGGAAACCAATCCCAGATTCAATAATTCGGGCGCAATCTATGATACGAATTGGGAAAACATAATTGGCTTTTATGACAACGAAACCGACAATTACAGACAAAATCATTACCAATTACTTTGGGAACAAAACTTTAATGATCACTGGAATTTAGAAACTACTTTTCATTATACCAAAGGAAAAGGTTATTATGAAAATTATAAACAAGATGCTAAGTTTTCAAAATACAATTTACCGAACTTAACCGTTGATAATCAAACCATTAAAAAGACAAATTTCATCCGCAAAAAATGGCTGGATAATGATTTCTATGGCGGAGTTTCTACGCTTTATGGAAAGTTTGAAAATCTCGATTTAAATTTTGGAATCGTTGGAAATCAATATGAAGGAAAACATTATGGAAATGTTTCCGGCGTTTATTTTCCTGAGATTTTCGAACATGAATATTACAGAAATAATTCAGTAAAAAATGAGTTTGCAGGTTTTGCAAAAGCAATTGTTACACTGAATAAATTTGAATTGTATGGCGATTTACAATTAAGACACATTAATTACGATACAAAAATCATTCAGCAAGGTGATAATGAAGGTGTAAATCTTGAGAAAAACTGGTTATTCTTTAATCCTAAATTTGGCGTTAACTATAAAATCAATTCAGGGAAATTATTCTTTTCCTATGCTCACGCACATCGTGAACCAAATCGGGATGATATTTTTGCAAACACAGAAATTAAACCAGAGAAACTTCACGATTTTGAAGCAGGTTTAGAAAAATCTTTCGGCGCAATTTCTTTCACTACCAATTTATATTATATGAATTATGTGAATCAATTGGTTTTGAATGGACAGATTAATGATATCGGCGAATTCATCAGAGTTAATTCTGGAAAGAGTTATCGAATGGGAATCGAAGTTGGAGCGTTGGCAAAACTTTCTGATCACTGGAATCTTTCTGGAAATTTCACTTTAAGTAAAAATGAAAATAGAGATTTTAAAAATGAAACTGCGACTGGATTCGAAAACTTAGGAAACACACCGATTTCATTTTCACCGAATGTTATTGGAAATATTTTAGTCAATTATTCCCCAACATCAAATTTCAGTTTAGGACTTCAAAATCAATATGTTGGACGTCAATACTTAGACAACACGAATCAGGAGAATTTAAAATTAAGTAATTATTTCCTAACCGATTTCAATGCGAAATATACTTTAAACCTGAAAAGAACTGAAGTTGATTTCAAACTATTAGTTAATAATATTTTTAACCAGAAATATGTGAATAACGGTTTTGTTTATGATGGAGATCCATTCTATTTTTCACAGGCTGGAACCAATTTCATGTTCGGCATGAGTTTGAAATTTAAATAA
- a CDS encoding acyl-CoA thioesterase — translation MEKTKNALASLTIMTNIVLPNETNSLRNLFGGELLAKMDRCASISAARHCERRVVTASVNHVSFDHPIPEGGIVVLESKVSRAFSTSMEVYVDVWLDDPINQKKIHTNSGIYTFVAVDEFNRPIPIPKMTPESEEEIQRFDAALRRKELSLILSGRMKAADSVELKKLFSN, via the coding sequence ATGGAAAAAACCAAGAACGCATTAGCATCGCTAACCATAATGACCAATATCGTTTTACCGAACGAAACGAATTCTTTGAGAAATCTTTTTGGTGGTGAACTTTTAGCAAAGATGGATCGATGCGCCTCAATATCAGCCGCAAGACATTGCGAAAGACGTGTGGTAACCGCTTCTGTAAATCACGTATCTTTTGATCATCCAATTCCAGAAGGAGGAATTGTGGTTTTGGAATCTAAAGTTTCAAGAGCGTTCTCAACTTCGATGGAAGTTTATGTAGATGTTTGGTTAGATGATCCGATCAATCAGAAAAAAATTCATACTAATTCTGGAATTTACACTTTCGTAGCGGTGGATGAATTCAACCGACCAATTCCAATTCCGAAAATGACACCTGAGTCCGAAGAAGAAATACAAAGATTTGATGCTGCCTTGCGTAGAAAAGAACTTTCATTAATTCTTTCCGGCAGAATGAAAGCAGCAGATTCTGTGGAATTAAAGAAATTGTTTAGTAATTAA
- a CDS encoding DUF2752 domain-containing protein: MNLEIFVVKKNIHYSIYLILLILGGLLYYFYNPTLYQLFPKCIFKSATGLSCPGCGAQRATHELLHLNFKSAFAYNPLLVLSLPYAVTGLLLYKTKLKERLPKTRQFLFGTTSVIIVFIVVIAFFIFRNL, encoded by the coding sequence TTGAATTTAGAAATATTTGTGGTCAAAAAAAACATTCATTACAGCATCTACCTTATCCTTCTAATACTGGGAGGATTGCTTTACTATTTTTACAACCCTACTCTTTATCAACTCTTCCCGAAATGTATATTTAAAAGTGCGACCGGATTAAGTTGTCCCGGTTGTGGTGCACAAAGAGCCACTCACGAATTGTTACATCTTAATTTCAAAAGTGCCTTTGCTTACAATCCTTTGCTCGTGCTTTCTCTGCCGTATGCTGTAACTGGATTATTGCTGTACAAAACCAAACTAAAAGAGCGTTTACCAAAAACAAGACAGTTTTTATTTGGAACAACTTCTGTCATTATTGTTTTTATAGTGGTAATCGCTTTCTTTATATTCCGGAATTTATAA
- a CDS encoding 2-hydroxyacid dehydrogenase, translating to MKILLLDKNHPLITEQLSAKGFLFEEDFTSTYEDVLKKIENYDGIIIRSRIPIDQNFLEHAKNLKFIARVGAGMENIDVEFAKKSGIALISSPEGNRDSVAEHVLGMLLILMNRLFISSQEVKNGIWKREENRGDEILGKTVGLIGYGNMGKAVAKRFSGFGCKVIFHDILADIGDEFATQVSLDTLKKETDILSIHLPITKETHYIIDEKFISGMAKDFYFVNTARGKNVKTNDLVNAIKSGKVKGAALDVLEFEKASFENLDTENEDLEFLLNSEKVIVTPHIGGWTIQSKEKLAQVIVDKILVQFPQS from the coding sequence ATGAAAATCCTACTTCTCGATAAAAATCATCCGTTAATTACTGAACAACTTTCTGCGAAAGGATTTTTGTTTGAAGAAGATTTCACATCAACTTATGAAGATGTTTTAAAAAAAATCGAGAATTACGATGGAATTATTATTCGCAGTAGAATTCCCATTGACCAAAACTTTCTGGAACACGCAAAAAATTTAAAGTTCATTGCAAGAGTCGGCGCGGGAATGGAAAACATTGATGTTGAATTTGCAAAAAAATCCGGAATCGCGTTGATTAGTTCACCCGAAGGAAATCGTGATTCTGTAGCAGAACATGTTTTAGGAATGCTTCTCATTTTAATGAACCGATTATTCATTTCTTCCCAAGAAGTAAAAAATGGAATTTGGAAACGTGAGGAAAATCGTGGCGATGAAATACTGGGCAAAACTGTTGGATTGATAGGTTATGGAAACATGGGAAAAGCCGTTGCCAAAAGATTTTCGGGGTTTGGTTGTAAAGTAATTTTCCATGATATCTTAGCTGATATTGGCGATGAATTCGCAACTCAGGTTTCTTTAGATACTTTAAAAAAAGAAACAGATATTTTAAGTATTCACCTTCCAATTACCAAAGAAACTCATTATATCATTGATGAGAAATTCATTTCTGGAATGGCGAAAGATTTTTATTTCGTCAATACCGCACGAGGAAAAAATGTAAAAACTAATGATTTAGTCAACGCTATTAAATCCGGAAAAGTGAAAGGTGCTGCGCTAGATGTTTTAGAATTTGAAAAAGCCTCCTTCGAAAATTTGGATACCGAAAACGAAGATTTAGAATTCCTACTCAATTCTGAAAAAGTAATTGTGACACCACATATTGGAGGTTGGACAATTCAGAGTAAAGAAAAATTGGCTCAGGTTATTGTGGATAAAATCCTTGTTCAGTTTCCACAATCTTAA
- the panB gene encoding 3-methyl-2-oxobutanoate hydroxymethyltransferase, which translates to MSVHSEIKKITTETLRKMKFDKEKITMLTAYDFTTAKMVDAGGIDAILIGDSAANVMAGHETTLPITLDQMIYHTQCVVRGVDRALIVADLPFGSYQSNSEKALESAVRMMKEGGAHSVKIEGGKEIEKSITKIINAGIPVMGHLGLTPQSIYQFGTYKVRAKEDSEAEKLMSDAKLLEELGCFALVLEKIPAELAKRVSESISIPTIGIGAGAGCDGQVLVYHDMVGMNQGFSPKFLRRYLDLYTEITGAVSSFVKDVKTGDFPNENESY; encoded by the coding sequence ATGTCTGTACATTCAGAAATAAAAAAAATCACCACCGAGACTTTGCGAAAAATGAAATTCGACAAAGAGAAAATCACCATGCTTACTGCATACGATTTCACGACTGCAAAAATGGTGGATGCAGGAGGAATTGACGCAATCCTAATCGGAGATTCTGCTGCCAACGTTATGGCGGGACACGAAACTACGCTTCCAATTACTTTAGATCAAATGATTTATCATACGCAATGTGTGGTTCGCGGTGTAGATCGTGCGTTGATCGTTGCCGATTTACCTTTTGGTTCTTATCAAAGTAATTCTGAAAAAGCTTTGGAATCTGCAGTAAGAATGATGAAAGAAGGCGGTGCACATTCAGTGAAAATTGAAGGTGGAAAAGAAATAGAAAAATCGATTACCAAAATTATCAATGCCGGAATTCCTGTAATGGGACATTTGGGTTTAACGCCACAATCGATTTACCAGTTCGGAACTTATAAAGTGAGAGCGAAAGAAGATTCAGAAGCTGAGAAATTAATGAGCGATGCGAAGTTACTTGAAGAATTAGGATGCTTTGCTTTGGTTTTAGAAAAGATTCCAGCTGAGCTTGCAAAAAGAGTTTCTGAAAGTATTTCTATTCCAACAATTGGAATTGGAGCAGGTGCAGGTTGCGACGGACAAGTTCTTGTTTATCACGATATGGTTGGAATGAACCAAGGTTTCTCACCAAAATTTTTAAGAAGATATTTAGATTTATACACCGAAATTACTGGAGCAGTTTCCAGTTTTGTGAAAGATGTAAAAACCGGGGATTTCCCTAATGAAAACGAAAGTTATTAA
- a CDS encoding heme-binding domain-containing protein: MKTFLNILYWFLIVISVIQFIPIDRTNKPVDPKVDFVKVYKTPKNVEKLLRNACYDCHSNETIYPKYAYVAPFSWSVKHHVNKGKKYLNLSEWGTFNRDLKKNMLNMTVNSLKIYTMPMPGYVAQHPDANLSKEDRTLLTNYFENIIKTGNY, from the coding sequence ATGAAAACTTTTTTAAATATTCTTTACTGGTTTCTGATTGTTATTTCAGTAATCCAGTTTATTCCAATTGATAGAACCAACAAACCTGTAGATCCGAAAGTAGATTTCGTCAAGGTTTATAAAACTCCAAAAAACGTGGAGAAACTCTTAAGAAACGCTTGTTATGACTGCCATTCTAACGAAACGATTTATCCGAAATACGCTTACGTCGCACCGTTTTCCTGGTCTGTTAAACATCACGTCAACAAAGGGAAAAAGTATCTTAATCTTTCTGAATGGGGAACTTTCAACCGCGATTTAAAAAAGAATATGCTCAATATGACCGTCAATTCTTTAAAAATATATACGATGCCAATGCCAGGTTATGTGGCTCAACATCCGGATGCCAATCTTTCGAAAGAAGACAGAACATTGCTTACTAATTATTTTGAAAACATTATTAAAACAGGGAATTACTAA
- a CDS encoding WG repeat-containing protein gives MIKNILTLFLLSFSMVVFAQKKPINKKVTVKKIVVKKTIAPSINSDLIKINDSIPALIPYKKNGKSGFINQKGKVIIQPIYSNVGFFTEDCNLLHSPNIKVQKFGSKDYSSVRLDGEDYRIDMTGKRVYQFKDEDLGICPPQFKAQLFHAYILNKAYGIIEDSKFENPGDYRQFTIYPQFEYLHILEGDDLKNPMIIAVRNDKFGIIDVNSNIIIPFEYEDIKRNYSWKLGRLFEVTKDGKNYYYIDIDNKEY, from the coding sequence ATGATTAAAAATATTTTGACTTTATTTTTGTTAAGTTTCTCAATGGTTGTTTTCGCGCAGAAAAAACCGATTAATAAAAAAGTCACTGTTAAAAAAATTGTTGTTAAAAAAACAATTGCTCCTTCAATTAATTCAGATTTAATTAAAATAAACGATTCTATTCCCGCTCTTATTCCCTACAAAAAAAATGGAAAATCTGGATTTATAAATCAAAAAGGAAAAGTCATTATTCAACCTATTTATAGCAATGTTGGATTTTTCACCGAAGATTGTAATCTGTTGCATTCTCCCAATATTAAAGTTCAAAAATTTGGTTCCAAAGATTATTCTTCCGTTCGGCTTGATGGTGAGGATTACAGAATTGACATGACTGGAAAAAGAGTATATCAATTTAAAGATGAAGATTTAGGAATTTGTCCGCCGCAATTTAAAGCACAATTATTCCATGCCTATATTTTGAATAAAGCTTACGGAATTATTGAAGATTCAAAATTTGAAAATCCCGGAGATTACCGACAATTCACGATTTACCCACAGTTCGAATACCTTCATATTTTGGAAGGAGACGATTTAAAAAACCCAATGATTATAGCGGTCAGAAATGATAAATTTGGGATTATCGATGTAAATAGTAACATAATTATTCCTTTTGAATATGAAGATATCAAAAGAAACTATAGTTGGAAATTGGGTAGATTGTTTGAAGTGACGAAAGATGGTAAAAACTATTATTATATCGACATTGACAACAAGGAATATTGA
- a CDS encoding Ig-like domain-containing domain, producing MKRFFFLVFISFLLASCARVGSPVGGSKDTIPPRVTGSNIDSPRVNVPRDIRELRIDFDEYITLKDINKQLIISPPLKQITKILPSGMGNKFLLIKWADTLKENTTYNFNFGNAIVDNNEGNPLGYYNFAFSTGPKIDSLYISGELKSIFNEKDKKTEEGSLVVGLYQVKDSMDYRQKPYYITKADPDGYFELNYLAPGKYRVLAFEDSNSNSVYDIGKEKVGFLKDPITLDKSISGLNINLYPSRKAVKYLEMKEVPGGVLMTFEGNPENVKIIPLNEKLKDYKVTHSRKSDSAMIWFDATAQNIGITSNENLKFSYDNGVKKDSVSLFYRLNAKNEMSIANNRGNLLSPQQDFVIKSNYFVDKIQPEKWSLVSDSIKQEFTAEISEKNPFEIHIKSNFKEGKKYALTIPKETVSSFYETIKKSYRFEFEADKIENYGDLLVTLENAPTQKFWIELINESGTVAYSKYGIEKQINFKSIKPGKYDLRILVDENENGIWDSADFADNIFAEPVYIFNKKIEVRPLWEIRETWDLLNKQTENVENSKDIEKPKSTKTKEHLNTANPK from the coding sequence ATGAAAAGATTCTTCTTTCTGGTTTTCATCAGTTTTCTATTAGCTTCTTGTGCACGAGTCGGTTCGCCGGTTGGAGGTTCAAAAGACACCATTCCACCACGAGTAACTGGAAGCAATATCGATAGCCCCAGAGTTAATGTTCCGCGGGATATTCGGGAACTTCGAATTGATTTTGATGAATATATTACACTGAAAGACATCAACAAGCAATTGATTATTTCGCCGCCTTTAAAACAAATCACCAAGATTCTTCCATCTGGAATGGGAAATAAATTTTTGTTGATTAAATGGGCTGATACTTTAAAGGAAAATACCACTTATAACTTTAATTTCGGAAATGCCATTGTAGATAATAATGAAGGAAACCCTCTTGGGTATTATAATTTCGCTTTTTCTACGGGACCAAAAATCGACAGTCTTTATATCAGCGGAGAGTTGAAAAGCATCTTTAATGAAAAAGATAAAAAAACAGAAGAAGGAAGTTTGGTCGTTGGACTTTATCAGGTAAAGGATTCGATGGATTACCGCCAGAAGCCTTACTATATTACAAAAGCAGATCCTGATGGATACTTTGAACTTAATTACTTAGCGCCAGGAAAATACCGAGTTTTAGCTTTTGAAGACAGCAATTCAAATTCAGTTTACGATATTGGAAAAGAAAAAGTGGGTTTCTTAAAAGACCCAATTACTTTAGATAAAAGTATTTCTGGCTTAAACATTAATCTTTACCCTTCAAGAAAAGCAGTGAAATATCTGGAAATGAAAGAAGTTCCAGGAGGAGTTTTAATGACTTTTGAAGGAAATCCTGAGAACGTGAAAATTATTCCGTTAAATGAAAAACTGAAAGATTACAAAGTGACTCATTCACGAAAATCAGATTCTGCGATGATCTGGTTTGATGCGACTGCGCAAAATATAGGAATTACCAGCAATGAAAATCTGAAATTCAGTTATGATAATGGCGTTAAAAAAGACAGCGTTTCGCTTTTCTACCGTTTAAATGCGAAGAATGAAATGTCGATTGCCAATAACCGAGGGAATTTATTATCGCCACAACAGGACTTTGTAATTAAGTCTAATTATTTCGTTGATAAAATTCAGCCTGAAAAATGGTCGTTGGTTTCTGATAGTATTAAACAGGAATTCACCGCAGAAATTTCTGAAAAAAATCCTTTTGAAATTCATATTAAATCGAACTTTAAAGAAGGTAAAAAATACGCATTAACAATTCCAAAGGAAACCGTTTCTTCTTTTTATGAAACTATTAAAAAATCGTATCGCTTCGAGTTCGAAGCTGATAAAATTGAAAACTATGGAGATTTATTGGTGACTTTGGAAAATGCACCAACGCAGAAATTCTGGATTGAATTAATCAACGAAAGCGGAACAGTTGCCTATTCAAAATATGGAATTGAAAAGCAGATTAATTTCAAATCTATAAAACCAGGAAAATATGATCTGCGAATTTTAGTTGATGAAAACGAAAATGGCATTTGGGATTCCGCAGATTTTGCAGATAACATTTTTGCCGAACCTGTTTATATTTTCAATAAAAAAATAGAAGTAAGACCACTTTGGGAAATTCGTGAAACTTGGGATCTTTTAAATAAACAAACAGAAAATGTTGAAAATTCAAAAGATATTGAAAAGCCAAAAAGCACTAAAACCAAAGAACATTTAAATACAGCCAACCCTAAATGA
- a CDS encoding serine hydrolase domain-containing protein: protein MKFSKSFFLLVLFTILLFSCKKENTVEEIAKTSLPNYGNVNLDDVFNSKDSKLQNKDSIVSVLNRYYKNVWEKGDLWGGFIVAKGDEILYENYRGFAQANKQEPINDTVALHVASVSKTLTAMATLKLVEAGKIKLDDPLTKYFPKFPYPQVTVFTLLSQRSGLPKYEHFSEKIKPAPPEMSKKYLTNQDVLNLLIEYKPELARNTDTGFMYCNTNYALLALIIEKVTGKSFPDAMNQMIFSPLKMKHSYIFQEKDTLTAAKSFYQRGPKVYPYDRLDLIYGDKNVYTTPRNLLNFSKALYSKDFLPAHLKDMIFEPYSNERPGVNNYGLGFRMKIFNDHEKLTYHNGWWHGTNSVFAHLLKSKVTIIAIGNKYSNRVYSALALSGIFENLPAEREKIQKMLNETDTLKQNQANDSYSE from the coding sequence ATGAAATTTTCAAAATCCTTCTTTTTACTCGTTTTATTTACGATTCTTTTATTTTCTTGCAAAAAAGAAAACACGGTTGAAGAAATCGCAAAAACCTCTTTACCCAATTACGGAAATGTTAATTTAGACGATGTTTTTAATAGCAAAGACAGCAAGTTACAAAACAAAGATTCTATTGTCTCTGTGCTTAATCGATATTATAAAAATGTTTGGGAGAAAGGTGATTTGTGGGGTGGATTTATCGTTGCGAAAGGTGACGAAATTCTTTATGAAAACTACCGCGGCTTTGCTCAGGCCAACAAGCAAGAACCCATTAATGATACCGTAGCTTTGCATGTAGCATCAGTTTCCAAAACGCTGACTGCAATGGCAACATTGAAATTAGTGGAAGCTGGCAAAATTAAACTGGATGATCCACTGACTAAATATTTCCCGAAATTTCCTTATCCGCAAGTAACAGTTTTCACGCTTTTAAGTCAAAGAAGCGGTTTGCCGAAATACGAACACTTCAGTGAAAAAATAAAACCTGCACCGCCGGAGATGTCAAAGAAATATTTGACGAATCAAGATGTTTTAAATTTATTGATTGAATACAAACCAGAACTTGCGCGTAATACTGACACAGGTTTTATGTATTGCAATACCAATTATGCATTGCTGGCTTTAATCATCGAAAAAGTGACGGGGAAATCTTTTCCTGACGCGATGAATCAAATGATTTTTAGTCCTTTAAAAATGAAACACTCCTATATCTTTCAGGAAAAAGATACTTTAACGGCAGCAAAATCTTTTTACCAACGTGGTCCGAAAGTTTATCCTTACGATCGACTTGATTTAATTTACGGTGATAAAAATGTTTATACGACACCAAGAAATTTATTAAATTTCTCAAAAGCACTTTATTCAAAGGATTTTCTCCCAGCCCATTTAAAGGACATGATTTTTGAACCTTACAGCAATGAAAGACCTGGCGTTAATAATTATGGATTAGGATTTAGAATGAAAATTTTTAACGATCATGAAAAACTCACTTACCATAATGGTTGGTGGCACGGAACGAATTCGGTATTCGCTCATTTGTTAAAATCTAAAGTAACGATTATCGCCATTGGGAATAAATATTCGAATCGTGTTTACTCAGCTTTGGCGTTATCGGGAATATTTGAAAACCTACCAGCTGAGAGAGAAAAAATTCAAAAAATGCTGAACGAAACCGACACACTGAAACAGAATCAAGCGAATGACAGTTACAGTGAATAA